Genomic segment of Eupeodes corollae chromosome 2, idEupCoro1.1, whole genome shotgun sequence:
CTTCCATTACACTACCTAGTTTCCAAAGTGATCGAGATTCATTTGGTTCAACCAAAATGACTAGGTCATCTACTTCTACATCTTTGGTATTTTTGTACCACTTCTTTCTTCTTATAATGCCAGGTAGATATTCTTTGTACCAACGCTTGACAAGTGATGACGTCAAATACTGAGCTAAGGGTCGATTTATCTGGGATTGGGCTTCCATAAGTtcaattcttaaacattttcacGTGGtattatagattttaaaatataattgacactTCTTAATTGACTGAATTAGCCGCTCCCATGAACCTCCCATCCACGGAGAATAGGCTGGGATAAAACGCCAAAGAACGTTTTCATAGTTCGCAGAATATTCGCTCAGTTTATACTGCATCTCTTGGACATCCTTGTCCATTATGTTCTTAGCCCCAACGAAATTAAGACCATTGTCACTGTACAAAAATCGAGTTACCACTCGGTTGATGACAAAACGACGGACTGCCATTATACATTGGTCTAAACTGAGATCGTTGAAAAGCTCAATTTGCAAAGCTCTGTAAGTAATACACGTAAAATCATACCGTATCTTTTCACTGTGCCACGCCCAAACTTAACCAATAAGGGACCAAAACAATCGACTCCAACGTAAGTAAAAGGTCTTGCGTCAAACGCCAAACGAGCTTCGGGTACTTGTCCTGTAGAGCCGCTTGCATTCCATGCACGATCTCGGATCTCTGATATAGTTGTTGCTGTTCCCATGTGAAAATTAAGGTCGTTATGATGTTGTATGAGAACATCTACGAATGGTTGATTATTCGGAAGAATGGCTGGATTTCTTGAAGCATACGAACTATTGGCTTTTGGGGCTCGCGAACGCATTCGAATTGTTCCTTCTTCGTCTAAGAACGGCGACAAACTAAGGATGGAGCTTCTTGAAAATACCCTTCCATTCTTTTGAAGAGATAATAAGTCTTTTTTCAGCACGGGTGTATTCAGTCGACGTTATGAAGACTTGTTTTTCGAACGGAATTTCCTTAATGACATCTTTGAATCTGAGCAAAGCAATTCAGGTCTAATGTGCACCGAAACAATTTCTGCTGATTCTTGTTCTTGTTGAATGTAAGGTTTAATAGGCCATTCCGAAAATTCTTTCTTAAGAAAATCTGGACCAACAAACCAACTTGTAAGTTGATCTCCTATGGATTGATCAAACCATTTTGTTCCATCATCAGCAACATTGTCATTTGAACGGACATGATACCACTGTCGTGGAGATAAAGAATCAAGGATCTCTCCTACACGAGATGCAACAAAGGTAGGAACACTGATAAAAACAACTCTTCATCAATTTGTATTGCATGCGATTGCTTTATAGTGGATACCAAACGGACTTCAAGGACAGCAGCTTGTAACTCTAACCTTGGAATAGTCAATTGCTTTACAGGTGCAACTTTAGCCTTAGCCATTACTTGCGATACTTCTACCTTTTCACTACATTCAAAGCGAAAATAGGCTATAGCAGCAAAAGCCTTTTCTGAAGCATCGACAGAAGTAATAAGGCTTACCTTGCAATCGTCAGGGTTCAAAGAGATGTATCGACGTGGAATTCGGAGTTTTTCAATGTTCTTCAGCTCATTGATGAAAGTTAACCATTTGGTTTGCAATTCAGATGAGATTGACTCGTCCCAGTCACAACCCTCTCGCCAAACCTCTAGAAGAATGATTATACCTGTAATGAGGTTGATTGAAATAAGGCCCAACGGATCGAACACACGCATAATCGCACGAAGAATACGCCTTTTTGTGATGGCATTAAACCCCATCAACCTTAGCAGCCACGTCACACACACATCTTGGTTTTATTGGGAGTAAAAAGTGGGTGTGTACCAAACTCGAAGCCACTTTATTGATAATTCTTGCTCCAAAGCGATTCTGGCGTAAGTGTGGTTTCTTTTTCAAGGACTTTTCGAAACTGACAAGTCTTCTGAAAGCCATCGAATAACTATCTGGTAATCTTACAATGTCAGAGTTCCATAAGAGGCAGATTTCATACTGACCATCCACTAGCTTGATGGAAGATTCCATTATGTCTGCAGTTCTTTTTTCTTCACGACTCACAAAATCTCCCTTTGGTGGCTTCACTCCGAACTCTTCCGTTGAAAAATGCTGTTTCACTAGATCGTGTTAGCTCTCTTCAGGTTTGATTGCATTGTGAAAatagaatttcatttttggtcGAGGAACATTGTGAACACAAGAAACGTGTGGATGCGAGACATAACCACTGCCAAAAACAATCCATCGGAACCTCGTTTTCAGCGCACAGGGCTCTTGGTctttaattatgttaaaaaaaattgatgttaaaaaattgttggctTGAtgacatcggcccttaaaatttaatcttTGATCAATACTTCGAAGAAGTAAGTCTTGGCATTATTGCCAAGACTTATTATAATAAAGCACTGGTAGGAAACGAATGACTtttgagttttataagaatttaaCTGAAGATGCTTTGGCAGTTATGTGATGatggattctttttttcaatattgaatGCCAATATTTTACCACAAAGCTTCAGAAAGGTTAGAGTCAGCTGAGAACTAGATAGGTACTTTCTTCGTAAACTGTTCATTGTTTTCAATGGTACCCTGGGCCTGCACAAGAATAACAACGTGGGGCGATAATGAGaacaatttcaacaattttcaccctttcgaatattttacaatcGTTCATATTGGTAAAAGTCTGGAGTACCATAGAGGTGTGTTCTAAGTACCCTTTTGTTTAACCTTTTTCTTGATGACCGAATTAAAGGTCTTTGTGTTGGAAAAATAGTTGGCTGAAAGGAGGTTAAAATTCCCCtcgtatgtatgtttttttttaataattagcgaacactaaaagggttttgtatacctttaatttgccaaagacacagtgtgaagGGTTGGATAGcaggtgtacattggttttaaatttctaaacattgcaatgacagggaaaggtagagcgtggcaaggcgttccacattcgcgtagtacggctacaaaaagaatctctgtacttcatagtacgcccgaagttgggctcaagggtaaactgatgggcattcctagaagcgcaggTATTACAATGCAAAAACAGAGcaattttgtgttttgacagatctaaatcgagaataaattgatttattttactcatGGAAAACtccattattttataatttttctttctagCATTTGATCGAAAAGCTATTATTTCGttcaaaatttttcttatttctccAGAGCTAAGGCTTATGGCCTTCAATAAACACTCCTAagtaaaattgtaattattattactttctCTTCTCTATTCCACAGTTATCACTTGCCTAATGGGTCCTACAATGGAGCCATCGGAAGGTCGATTCGTTATGAAACTGACCTCGTTTTGACGGGCTTCTTTGTCAAGGACTACTATACCCAAGATATGGAATTTTCAGTTGCTGTCTACATGGACAAGCTTTGCTGTTATGTGAGCAAAGCCAAACGCATCCCACAATCAATACTGCCTCTCTTTTCTGTTAAAGTTGACATGTGGGTTGGATTTATTGGAGCTGCCTTTGTTTGGACAGCCATTTGGATAGTTATACGAAGGATAAACTTGTGGGTTAATCGGAAAAGAGGCCGACAATTTCCAGAAGAACTCAACAAGTTTATCGATTGGCAGTACTTTCAGATATTTAGTGACACCTGGGTGATTTGGGTGCGAGCCAATTTGTGTCAATATCCTCCATTTCTATCCGAGAAGGTATTCGTCATCTCATTGTGTCTGGTTAGTGTAATCTTTGGAGCCATCTTCGAATCCAGTCTGGCAACTGTGTACATAAATCCTCTATACTACAACGACATCAACACCATGGCTGAACTGGATGAGTCCCAACTGAAGATTCTGATAAAACACGCCGCAATGAAGGATGACCTATTCTTTGGCAGTGATTTGTTGGTGTTCAAACGCTTGGACAAGAAACTTTTGTATGTCACCGATATTGTGGGTCCAATAATTGATGTAATGTCCAAGAAGGGAGGATTTGCATCGGTAACACGGGCATCATCACTCATACTCGATGATATAAGTTATATTCTATCGCAGAAGATTCATCAGATTCCAGAGTGTCCGAAGAACTATCATATAGCTTATGTCTATCCCAAAGAGTCTCCTTTTAAGGAGAGAGTAAACGATATTTTACTGAGATTTCTCAATGGAGGCCTCATAAACCATTGGATTGAGATGATGTATCATGAGGCTAAAATTGGGATTTTAAAGTCTCCAGAAATTCTACAAGTTATGGGAGGTTACACCTGGAAGGTTCTGACCATAAAAGATCTTCAATTGGCTTTTTATGTGATCATAGGAGGAAGTGTGATATCAACTTTAGTTGTGATATCTGAGATTTATATTGCAAAACgctcaagaaataaataaaatttaaggacTAAATTGTGGTCttcagcttctttttttatattgcatatTTGTCATAAGACCCTTGAGCAGCCATCAAGGTTGTTACAAAAGgatcatattttgaaaatttctttttacgaATTTGTATGCCCTTTGCTAGACGGGGGATATAGCCAGTGTACCCAGGAGGATGTAAAGCAAATGGTGTCCTTAAAGTGTCTTCCTTGTAGCACTTCTCAAGTTCTGCTTTTTCTTCGTCATTTAGAGCTTTGGTAGAATCCCGAGAATCAGACGTAGAACGCCTGGAAAAACAGATCAGATACAATGTATAAATTCGAAACATGAACACCTTGAATTTCTTACTTCTtctccaaaaacaattttgttctatCAACAAACTCCGCTTGATTCTGAGAATCCCACAAGGAAATATAATTCTTTAATTCCATGTCCATTGGAGGAATAATACCCTCGGGCTTATAGCGAGTCTGCTCAACGGATTTCTCCAGTAAATCTTTTGTCACAAAACGTGTTTTCTTAGGATCTTCTTTAAGTTTCATTCGAGAATTGGCTGCAACAACTTCGCAGGCTTTCTTCCAATCCGAGGAATAAATGCTGTCAACCAAACCTACTCTCTTATTTCCCTTTGTTGAATCTCCATACATGGtttcttcattaattttgtCAAGGTTTATTTGAGGAGTCATGTAAACACCCAATCTCCGACTACGTGCTTccaatttttgtccaaaaagcTTGACTTTTAATTTTACTTCTGGAATTGGACTGTGAGGATTCGTTTGCAGAATTGGTTTATTTTCATGGATTAAACTAAAAGGAACATCTACGTCTTGCTTAAATGGTTGTAAGACCTCAAAATCCATTTGAATTGGTCGATAGTTTGATCTTTCTGTGGTACACTTTCGTTTCGCTGCACTGTAGATCTGTCTAGGTTTAACGGCGGGTTGCTGAAAGTCCGATTGATACATACTCTGAGGGAATGATTCCATGGcggaaatttttaatttatcaaaaattgttttgtttgtaaagtttaaacatatgtatgtatgtttactGAAATTAAAATCTCTAAGTAGTAAAAtatgacttttttatttaatttacgagttttttttttaaagtacgaAACTTTTTGATTgttcttaaaagatgatttagaACTCCATTGACCATgtgaaatgaataaaaagacATCTTAAAACACCATAGAATAATTGTTGTAGGCGCGAATacaaaatatcgattcaaaacttCTAGAgctataaaacaacaaattgtgCAACGGTATTATCAAGACATGTGAGCCTTTATTCAGCAGAATTAGGAATTAATGGCtgctttataaataataacaattttccacaaaaaacttaaagaacTGTTTAGGATTTGCAAAAGAACATCTGCAAAAACAGAGGAGTAAAGAATCCAAGTTCAACCCATTTATATCTGATGGCAAAGTCTACAAGAATTTAATCTTAAATACAACATGAAAACGCCTAAACACGGTGATGGTCTTTTGCGCATTTTTGTGGCGTGGAGTTGGTCGGATAGTAAGAGTATGTGGTCGGAAGGACTAGCATTAATATATAGGGTGTTCAAGGCTGAATCACAAagacgcttcagcttcggcttcacctgacgtttacgagttcagccataggaattcattgcatgctatcacaatggagctttgaCCTCatgtttcgtttgacaatcgtaaggaaaagaacgtaatgtaacgtaatgtgacaccaaccggaagctctagttcatggctgaaacacatacacgcttcagcttcgtctgcgttacgttaggcctgcttcgaggttgctttgaatgacatttctattatttcatcccttcaaagagcaaatagtttgtttgttgacattttttttacagctgatgagctgtcagacaaagcaaatgttcagataattgaactagagcttccgtttggagtcacattacgttacattacgttcttttccttacgattgtcaaacgaaacgtgaggtcgaagctccattgtgatagcatgcattgaattcctatggctgaactcgtaaacgtcaggcgaagccgaagctgaagcgtgtttgtgattcatcCATCAAGTTCAAGTAATAAGTGCggaattgaaaatattactttgaCTTCTCGATTTGTCCACGAAAATAACACACATTAATTAGGTTCAGCCGATGTTAGGGATTTGAAAGCatgtaaggcaagtttctgaaAAGCTTGAATCTTTcctaaggagtgttttgtaaacaataatgTCTTCTGTAGTTTTTGCACGATATGCTGAAGGAACGGGTTAGTGAAgtgtatgacacttgaaaaactaagtaGTTGACttgataatgtttttggcaGCTGCGCCAAAAAATGCCTTCCAACTAAAgcaaatttattggaaagttagtcaagaaaaatctccctaagtatcgagtcaagtcaacttatgtcgaaatgacaactgatcacgttttttcattcaagctgagctttacaactttttatttattttctgcacaattcgaTTTAATGTTTCCTATAAAAGGGCtcttgataaatttaaaaaagaaataagtaatatttctctacaatacaaaaGGCAAATCGTAATGGACTTTTAACTTGTCTGGGGAgcgttttgtagacaattatgtGTTtggtgttcaaatggtagacatgtgcattcaagaggacacaagcgttcacaggtttttctcaaaacccacctctgtctatcaactcctactctcaccttcccgcggtgaacatcgggagatcaactggagattgggttccaaccccagtggaaagttgttgggggcagcaaacaagagaggggggagaggtgtatccactaaggcacctcttcttatccaggcggcagcggacgaattctcgagatggaatcaacggtggcgtctacagttccagtaaggttgaactacttagtgaacaccttatagggctttttcGACATATTTGGCgcccgagaacaaagacagcgtctatttgggtgtggatttgttgttggaactagactcaggcaaaaagtcttgagtttcaacagtgtgagcgagcgagtgagatcagaaggggtgaaaaatttcttgcaccgtcggagaaatcctaagcacctggcagcatttttggcaatatcaaatatatgatcgttccataaaaggtgatctgtgatacacataccaagtactgagagttgattagtttttttgatgcaagtgccactcatagatagtggcatcgggggtgtgcTAGGCTTTAACGACAGgtgacagcattgagttttcgaagcattaaattctacacggtttttgattcctcattgtacaatactgtcaagatcagaatttaatgagcttatcatacgctgccgttgaagttccacatccgaaggacaaggatgtgcatctataaacgagtatgagaagttgagggtactgtcgttggcgaaacaggttaatgg
This window contains:
- the LOC129944166 gene encoding uncharacterized protein LOC129944166, which gives rise to MFPSHQRLKIVLLILTIQSFAENSGPLINDTLLRDLLRPLSEITLRLHSNEDFSNGFIQFFLNQSLCPVKVLSYNFVERNQSRNSVILTYDDDINKLKSVFEKFSTNRQGVRFYIIDHQFKPSALIDIAYSLWNRVGIFKNYYLTSKGVYFYNPLILEESTGKYGAFQNTTSCEDFERIFTNINGYPLRTYIFRSVYASLVFDKENKEILRAEGADGHVAYTIEKVMNGKLVLLKPDDAFFGYHLPNGSYNGAIGRSIRYETDLVLTGFFVKDYYTQDMEFSVAVYMDKLCCYVSKAKRIPQSILPLFSVKVDMWVGFIGAAFVWTAIWIVIRRINLWVNRKRGRQFPEELNKFIDWQYFQIFSDTWVIWVRANLCQYPPFLSEKVFVISLCLVSVIFGAIFESSLATVYINPLYYNDINTMAELDESQLKILIKHAAMKDDLFFGSDLLVFKRLDKKLLYVTDIVGPIIDVMSKKGGFASVTRASSLILDDISYILSQKIHQIPECPKNYHIAYVYPKESPFKERVNDILLRFLNGGLINHWIEMMYHEAKIGILKSPEILQVMGGYTWKVLTIKDLQLAFYVIIGGSVISTLVVISEIYIAKRSRNK
- the LOC129946566 gene encoding uncharacterized protein LOC129946566, with translation MESFPQSMYQSDFQQPAVKPRQIYSAAKRKCTTERSNYRPIQMDFEVLQPFKQDVDVPFSLIHENKPILQTNPHSPIPEVKLKVKLFGQKLEARSRRLGVYMTPQINLDKINEETMYGDSTKGNKRVGLVDSIYSSDWKKACEVVAANSRMKLKEDPKKTRFVTKDLLEKSVEQTRYKPEGIIPPMDMELKNYISLWDSQNQAEFVDRTKLFLEKKRSTSDSRDSTKALNDEEKAELEKCYKEDTLRTPFALHPPGYTGYIPRLAKGIQIRKKKFSKYDPFVTTLMAAQGSYDKYAI